Proteins from a single region of Sinorhizobium meliloti:
- a CDS encoding superoxide dismutase family protein → MTHLLSACLFMTVFAVPALAQEQATSAPSVARAVFLNTKGESIGTATLKATPNGVLIQAKLANLPPGIHGFHIHEVGACDPANAFASAGDHYGDSEHGFMNENGPHAGDLPNQTALEDGTMIVELFNERVRFDGESMPLFDNDGSAIVIHATADDYRAQPAGAAGDAIACGVIDRG, encoded by the coding sequence ATGACACATCTCTTGTCTGCGTGCCTCTTCATGACTGTCTTCGCCGTACCGGCCCTCGCACAGGAGCAGGCCACATCAGCACCCAGCGTTGCCCGCGCCGTCTTCTTGAACACAAAGGGTGAATCAATAGGCACGGCGACGCTGAAGGCTACGCCTAACGGCGTCCTGATACAGGCCAAGCTCGCAAATCTGCCGCCCGGCATCCACGGCTTTCATATCCACGAAGTCGGCGCCTGCGATCCGGCAAACGCCTTCGCATCGGCCGGCGACCACTACGGGGACTCCGAACACGGTTTCATGAATGAGAATGGGCCTCATGCTGGCGATCTTCCAAATCAGACAGCTCTGGAAGACGGAACGATGATCGTTGAGCTCTTCAATGAGCGGGTGCGCTTCGACGGTGAAAGCATGCCGCTCTTCGACAACGACGGCTCGGCCATCGTCATCCATGCCACAGCTGATGACTATAGAGCACAGCCGGCGGGAGCAGCGGGCGATGCAATAGCATGCGGCGTGATAGATCGCGGCTAA